The DNA region CATTATTTCCCTATTACGACTACGTATGTAATTTTTATTTGGCATTGGGGCGTTTCTCCTCTTTACCAACACTTACACTAGTCTTGGGAGACTTTACTTTATAAATCATACCGTTTCTGAAAGCCATACTCCAATTAATAAAATACTTATCGTGTTCCAATCCTACACGACCTTCTATTCTTCTTTGAGCAGCTTGCACTTGTTGTTCCCAATGATTGAGTTCGTATTGTTTTTCACGAACCATACGGGAATGAAAAGTCAATTCAGCCAATTCTTCTTCGGTTAGCTTAATTTCTTCTCCACTTGGTTTAGATAATTTTGCTCCTTTGGGTATTTTCATTTAAGTAAGAATCCTCCTTCTATAAGCACTCTTCTAACATCACTTTCACGCTCTGAGCTGACTTCGATAACCTTACCTTCATATTTTTTCCCAGCTACATGAGCATATAATGTCCTACCATCTGCGCTGTGTATTTCAACAGTCCTTGGTGCTTCTTTTACTTTAACTTCTTCCTTCTTGATTTCTGTCTTTTTTGTTGTCTTTTTTTTAGCTGCCATACTACTCACCTCATTCCACAAATTCAGTCTTCTTTAAAAATTCTTCCTGGTCTTTGTCTACATCTCCAGCAGAAATTTGTCCATCTTGCACAAACTTATCAGGTGTCCAATGAGTCTTTCGAAAAGCTTTGGCTTGGGGATTATTTGGAACCCCGTTTGCTTCCTCTTCATTTTGATTATCATATTTTTCGGCAGGTACAAACTGCGCTCTTTTAGGAAGAGAACCAGATCGACCCTTTTGGGCTTGAATTGTTGTTCCTGCGATATCTGTTAAATCCATATTATTTTGATACTACTTCAGGGAAATCCCTGCCAATAATTTTATACACTAAATGCAGTACGATCAAATAAAATAATACTGGAAGGAAAAATATTATTTTCAAGAAACGTCTCAGCATGTATATACGTTACCTTGCTGTCAATTAAGTGTCAAGCAGGAATCTTATCAATAATTGAGTCTTTGTTTACAGAACCCCAATTGTCTCGGATAACCTTGGCTAACGCTGCAATAAATCCAGCGACAAAAGCTGCCAATATAGCAAAACTGTATTCTTGGATATTTTCCAAATCGGGTTTCAAAACTACGCTAACAGCTACTACTGCTCCTGCTCCACCTGCTACTGCAGTACGCAGAAATCTCCAGGCTATTATTTTCCATTGCGGATAGTTATTAGCATCTTTCATTTGTACTTCATCTGCCATATTACTTCACCCCCCTTGCGCCAATTTTTAAGACTGTTAAGATGATCTCTAATTAAATCTATTATATTGGTTTTTACAGCCTTAGTTCTGATAACTTTTTTCTCAACCCATTGATCTATTTTGTCTTCCAAAGGTTTTACAGCTCGTTCGACAGCACCCACAACTGCATCATTCGTTTTTTGTTGTAGTTTAGCAATGCTTTTTCTAGTTTCATCTTCTGATTGTTCTAAATTTTTAAGACGTAAATTTATATCAGAGAAATCTTTTCTGTCATCAGCCATATCTTTATCAATCCTATTTACGTCTGCACTAACACTATCTACCCGTTTGTCTATGCGTTCGATTGCTTTTAATAAGTTTTTGTATTGGCTATCTTCCATGAAGTTAGTTTCCAGCAAGCTTTTGTAAAATATTAGAAGCCATTACAACACCTCTTTCAAGAGTTGTAACTCTTGTTTCAAGATTCTTAATTTGTTCGCTTAACTCGCCATTTTGTTTTTTCAATTCTTCACATGGATCAAATGGTGGTATTGGTGGTTCTTGATTGTAGGGTATTCCAAAAGCCTTACAGACTCCCCGTACAATTCCTTCTACCACCCTTGGTCTATTAAAATGTAATAAGGAATGGTCATCAGGAACGTGCATACCAACACCGCACTCAATAATGTTGCATGGAGTTTTGGCAGTTAAATACTTCCACATATAATAATATTTAGTGTTAGCGTTTCTCCTTTCGGATCGATTAACTACATCAGTCGTTTTAAAATATTCTTCTTCTATGTCCTTGCAAATGCGTTGAGATTCTTGTGTAGCTTTGTCTACTTGAGGATCTGGAAAATCAACAAACCCTCCGCCCCTGCCGTAAATGTCAGCATCATAATGTATAGAAAGAAACAAATCGAAATCTTGTGAAGTTATATTGTGGTCATCATTGGCATTGGCATCAGTTGTATATACATCAAAACCCCTTCTGCGAAGTTCTCCTGCGACTTGATCTCTAATATCTACATTGAAGCTCATTTCATTGGGCGCACCTGTAGAACGTCTTAGTGCAACAATGGAATTATACTGGCAGTTCTGATGTCCAGCTTGTAGGCAGATTTTAGCTATCATGCTTTTAAGAGTTTACACTCTTCTTCTTATCGGTGTCAACCTATCTACGTTTAAATGTTGCACCTATGGCAAGTGGTACAGTAATGAAAAATACTAATACTGTCCATGTTCCAGTAAACCAATAATAAAAAGCCAAAGCATTAATAAACCCTACAAACATTATTGTATATATCCTACATAAAAATATAAATCCATTTAGTATTTTATTTCTCATTTTCGATTAACTCTGTTATCTTTACGCTGTTTATGTCTTTAACAAAGATAGCTAATACCTTAGCTCTTCCAAATAATTCTCGTAATTGTATGTTAAGCTCTACTAAACTCTTTTGATCTCCAGCATCTTCTTTATCAAATATTAAAAGATATCTTCCCTTCGGATTGATCTTTAAAATTTTAGCTGGATGTAATTTAATATCAGACATAACTCAGTAATGAACATAGAATACTATATGTGTAGGTATGTGTCAAGTATCAAATAAAGTTGGGGCTAGTGCCTGCCCAACAACTAGCCCCGAACTACTGAGACTCTAACACATAGAAGTGCTGGAGCAATTATATTTTGACCTATTAAGATCTTCTTGTCAATTGAAAAACAATCATTTAAAGTAATAGCCTCTATAACAGAAATATCCCCTTGACACCGAGGTGTGTTTGGGGATATTCTGATTCGAGAATTATGAACAATACATTCTACAACACAACTACTTCAAAAAGCAAATCCAATTGTTTACAGGGGACTGGAGCGGGCACGCTGTTCACCCCCTTCTAATAGAGTGAACGGAGCAAGACCTTTTCTCGGAAACAACACTCAGGGAATATGGTTTATAACTGAACCAAAGTCGGTATTACGGTGACACTCACTGGCAAAGAGAAACCTGTTTACATAAATCAGTTACTAGTCGAAAATAAGAATACTTACTTCCCTGGAGTAAGAGCCTTTCTGTTACAAGCCTAGGGAATGTTAGTAGAGAAAAAGAATATGGCAATAAATCAAAATAGTATAGATTACAGTAAGCTGACAACACAGCAAGCCTTGAGGACTCTAAAGACCAAAGAAGAAATTGCAGAATATTTCAAGTATAGATTTGGTGAGATTAAAGCAGAGAGAAAGACATTGGAATGGGATTTAGAACATCAATGGGAAGAGAAACAGAAAGCTAAGACAGAAAAATCCGAAGACGAAAAACGAGCTGATGAAGCTTTTGAAGCCATAAAAGATATATTTAAAGATATATAAGCACAAGTTCACCTGTCTTGTGTTGACCCTTTTTGATAATAGCACAAAACGGGCAGGTTTTGTTTACCAGTACATCCTAACCTCGTGTATAAACTTTGGTAGCCAATACACAAGAGTTACAAATGCCACGCTGGCAAATAGTAATTTTTTCATTTTTCTTTCACCCCCTTCTCGTTTTCTCTAACCCAAACCCTGAGTGCTAAGATTGATCCAACCACATACATACCTATTCCAGCCACGCCATACAAAGAGTCAGCCAGAGCCACGTTGGTAGCCTCAATCATAGTGGCAATTATACCAATCACCACCACAGCCATAAAGATTTGTGCAAGTGTTTTATCCATACTTAATCACCTTCTTTCATATTCTCCTCTTTATTTGTCATTTTGTTTTGGTGGTATGTGACCCGTCTTTTC from Saprospiraceae bacterium includes:
- a CDS encoding N-acetylmuramoyl-L-alanine amidase → MIAKICLQAGHQNCQYNSIVALRRSTGAPNEMSFNVDIRDQVAGELRRRGFDVYTTDANANDDHNITSQDFDLFLSIHYDADIYGRGGGFVDFPDPQVDKATQESQRICKDIEEEYFKTTDVVNRSERRNANTKYYYMWKYLTAKTPCNIIECGVGMHVPDDHSLLHFNRPRVVEGIVRGVCKAFGIPYNQEPPIPPFDPCEELKKQNGELSEQIKNLETRVTTLERGVVMASNILQKLAGN